The region TCCGCCTTTAGGACATCGTTGTTTGAGTGTGTTTGCATATGTCGCGTTGAGGGTAGGATCGGTTTTCCCCGTTATGTTATTGAAGTTGTAGAGTCGGTCCATGAACGCCGCACATCGAGCCCTTCCGAATGTGTGAACACCTAAGAACCAACcatcatgaaaataaaaattaaatgtttgtttATCGAGTGGTTTGAACTATTTATAATCTTTACAATAGAAAGTAATCGTACCGGACAAAGCGACTAGATCAGTAGAATCAAGTCCCACGCTCTTGAACAAGGTTGCAATATTAGCAAGGCTCTCGTGGCCGGTCGGGATACTTCCAGTCCCTTCCCGGTGCGCAGTCAGACTATCCCGTCTCCCTAACGGAACTTGCCATTTCGGACCTCCACCCTATATGCAAAACATACTCTTTAAACAACATTGTCTTACTACTAATCAAATCAAGTAAAATTATTATGGAAGctcttattaaaaaaaatagccaATTAATCCTTGTCAGATAGATCAAATAATAAACTAGAACTTTtggtaaaaattttattcattttcaatattaTAAACAGGTACATATCCATTAACAtgaaatatatgtaatatatcaTATGTAACAATTTGATTATTCCgctaattaaactaatttttaaccATGAAAATGGGAACATACCAAGGAAACAGAAATTTGAGCAGCAAGTGCCAAAACATCGGCACATGAGACGACACGAGGGCAAGCTTTCTCCAACGCCGTTTTGATATCGTCGATAACTTCATATCCCTCCGTCGAAAGGTTTGGGGTTGCCGTTTTCTCACCATCCGTACCGTTCAACAGTAACGAAGCATCACAACCCTGCATGTATATCACCATTAGTGCatgcatgtacatatatacacacatataatgGAACAAATATTATGTTCTTACATGAACAAAACAATCATGAAAATGAAGGCGAACGATCTTAGGGAATATCCAAATATCATTTCCTTGAGCTTGTTGCAGCACATTACTAACAATGGTGGACACATTAGGGCAGGTTTTGGCATAAAAGGTGGCACTGAGTTGAGCATTTGATGCACCCAGCATTATTGTTAGCAGAAAAAGAAGGGTTGTAATCATATGAAACGAAGCCATTTTTTTTGAAGATGGAAAATGAATGAGATGCTTTAAGAGACACCATTGAAGGTCCTTTATATAGATGGTAGAGAGGCTTATAGCTGGGGGGTTTAGCAAGTTGCTGATTTTGTGTATATCTGCTATAGGGTGATTGACTTGCAGTGTGAATCATGATTGGTATTAGTAATATTCTGTGATAATCAATAATGCAAACGCGTGTCtgccatcttttttctttttatttaattcttgAGTTTCAAAGCCTAACATCTGGGCCTGGGGTTCAtgcatttctttctttttaaatatcattttacacTGTTTTTCTTTAGAATCAAGATCTAATCCAAATGTAGTTACATATATTAAAGCAGGCTACTTGGGAACAAGAGCAAATCATTACTGGGGATGGAACAAGGGCAGATAATAGCTTGGTAAATTTGTTATAGAGACCCTTCAAAATTAATGAAATCACATGTTAATACATTAATGATGCAATTGTAGGTTACTCTctccaaaattttattatttatttttaatcctcAAAGTCAACACACACCACAATAAATAATCTTTTTATAATTCGAACCTAAACAATTTAAAAAGATAAACACCGATCAATAAACCATAATTCAATTCTAATGAAAGGTTatttaaatgtaaatgattataataagttattttaataaaacgaCAAACTCTAGGGcttttataaaaattttcttatttatccATGATGAATGTCTATTTTCTCAAAGTGGATGACTCATTGAGAGTTGAGAAATTACTGGGAGGCTTCTCACAACGGATTCCATGGCTGCAAAAGTTGACCAATAATTTGGCTTCTTTTTTCTGCTGACGTGGAATTCGTAGACTTAGATCCATTATGTTTTGTCCGTGCATGCatgtggatatatatatatatattcatgtgtgTGTGAACAAGGCTTCTTATACCTTTTAGGTCAAATGATGTAAACAAAAAAtactatgcatgtatatatgttatttttaacacCGCCATGTACGTGTATATCTCTTTTTgtagtgagtttttttttatttttttattttttatgttagaatatattttattacgttagattatcaataataaatatattaaattattaaaaatttatgtaaGAGTCGATGTTTtgattttattgataaaatttatCATAGGTAATTGTCGATGTTTTgattttaatgataaaatttatcataggtaattttttattaatttataaaagataaaatattctcataataatataagtttttttttgtaaaaataatgagtttttaatgatttatcaacTGAATTAAAACTTGGTCGATGAGTCACTTCAATTCAATCAATGGTTTTATTATAGTAGAGATTAAGGATGACAATAGAGCAAGATAGAATTACTAAATTCATCATCACTCTTATATTTGTTTACTTGCCCCCACAACTCACTAGGGcgaagttagaaattttttttggagggtcgaaattaaattatatattttttatgatagtaaaaatataattttatcattttaggggccaaagtgtaattttgtcattattaatttaaatttttataaattataaaagggcctgatataaaataattaaaatactttcaaattaatatactttattttgtaaaaaaaattatataacataatCCAACTAAATTAGTACTCAGTTGaattttaatactaactcaatgcttaatatatacaattaatctTCTCTATAACATTCACCGACTATAACAATATTTTGCAATAACAACAAAGTTTTTAGTAGaacagattttttttatattttattttaactctCTATAACAACTTTTGACTTATAACAACAACATCCATAGTTATGAAGTACATTATTTATCGTTTTTTTATAACATgctgttta is a window of Gossypium hirsutum isolate 1008001.06 chromosome D08, Gossypium_hirsutum_v2.1, whole genome shotgun sequence DNA encoding:
- the LOC107909128 gene encoding peroxidase 53-like precursor; the protein is MASFHMITTLLFLLTIMLGASNAQLSATFYAKTCPNVSTIVSNVLQQAQGNDIWIFPKIVRLHFHDCFVHGCDASLLLNGTDGEKTATPNLSTEGYEVIDDIKTALEKACPRVVSCADVLALAAQISVSLGGGPKWQVPLGRRDSLTAHREGTGSIPTGHESLANIATLFKSVGLDSTDLVALSGVHTFGRARCAAFMDRLYNFNNITGKTDPTLNATYANTLKQRCPKGGDTKSLIDLDEQSSLTFDNKYFSNLQNRRGLLQTDQELFSTNGAETVAIVNRFASSQSQFFSSFAKAMIKMGNLNPLTGTNGEIRLDCKKVN